The following are encoded in a window of Phocoena phocoena chromosome 2, mPhoPho1.1, whole genome shotgun sequence genomic DNA:
- the SNW1 gene encoding SNW domain-containing protein 1: MALTSFLPAPTQLSQDQLEAEEKARSQRSRQTSLVSSRREPPPYGYRKGWIPRLLEDFGDGGAFPEIHVAQYPLDMGRKKKMSNALAIQVDAEGKIKYDAIARQGQSKDKVIYSKYTDLVPKEVMNADDPDLQRPDEEAIKEITEKTRVALEKSVSQKVAAAMPVRAADKLAPAQYIRYTPSQQGVAFNSGAKQRVIRMVEMQKDPMEPPRFKINKKIPRGPPSPPAPVMHSPSRKMTVKEQQEWKIPPCISNWKNAKGYTIPLDKRLAADGRGLQTVHINENFAKLAEALYIADRKAREAVEMRAQVERKMAQKEKEKHEEKLREMAQKARERRAGIKTHVEKEDGEARERDEIRHDRRKERQHDRNLSRAAPDKRSKLQRNENRDISEVIALGVPNPRTSNDVQYDQRLFNQSKGMDSGFAGGEDEIYNVYDQAWRGGKDMAQNIYRPSKNLDKDMYGDDLEARIKTNRFVPDKEFSGSDRRQRGREGPVQFEEDPFGLDKFLEEAKQHGGSKRPSDSSRPKEHEHEGKKRRKE, translated from the exons ATGGCGCTCACCAG CTTTTTGCCTGCACCTACTCAGCTATCTCAGGACCAGCTTGAGGCTGAAGAAAAAGCAAGATCGCAGAGATCACGACAGACCTCACTGGTCTCCTCTCGAAGAGAACCTCCCCCATACGGGTACCGGAAAGGCTGGATACCTCGGTTATTAGAG gaTTTTGGAGATGGAGGTGCTTTTCCAGAGATCCACGTGGCCCAGTATCCCCTGGATATGGGacgaaagaaaaaaatgtcaaatgcaCTGGCCATTCAGGTGGAtgctgaaggaaaaattaagTATGATGCAATTGCTCGACAGGGACAGTCAAAAGACAAG GTCATTTATAGCAAGTACACTGACCTGGTTCCCAAAGAAGTCATGAATGCAGATGACCCAGACCTGCAAAGACCTGATGAAGAAGCCATTAAAGAG ATAACAGAAAAGACAAGGGTAGCCTTAGAAAAATCTGTATCGCAGAAGGTTGCTGCAGCCATGCCAGTCCGAGCAGCTGATAAACTGGCTCCTGCTCAGTATATCCG ATACACACCATCTCAACAAGGAGTGGCTTTCAACTCTGGAGCTAAACAGAGAGTTATTCGAATGGTGGAAATGCAGAAAGATCCGATGGAACCTCCAAGGTTCAA GATTAATAAGAAAATTCCCCGGGGACCACCTTCTCCTCCTGCACCTGTCATGCATTCTCCTAGCCGAAAG ATGACCGTGAAGGAACAACAAGAGTGGAAGATTCCTCCCTGTATTTCAAACTGGAAAAATGCAAAG GGTTATACAATTCCATTAGATAAACGTCTGGCAGCTGATGGAAGAGGACTGCAGACAGTTCACATCAATGAAAATTTTGCAAAACTGGCCGAAGCCCTCTACATTGCTGATCGGAAG GCTCGTGAAGCTGTGGAAATGCGTGCTCAAGTAGAGAGAAAGATGGctcaaaaagaaaaggagaaacatgaAGAGAAACTTAGAGAAATGGCCCAGAAAGCCAGGGAGAGAAGAGCTGGGATCAAAACCCATGTGGAAAAAG AGGATGGGGAGGCACGTGAGAGGGATGAAATCCGGCATGACAGGCGAAAAGAGAGACAGCATGACCGGAATCTTTCCAGGGCAGCTCCAGATAAGAG GTCGAAactgcagagaaatgaaaatcgaGATATCAGCGAAGTCATTGCTCTGGGTGTGCCCAATCCTCGGACTTCCAATGATGTTCAGTATGACCAAAGGCTCTTCAACCAATCCAAG GGTATGGACAGTGGTTTTGCAGGTGGAGAAGATGAAATTTACAATGTTTATGATCAAGCCTGGAGAGGTGGTAAAGATATGGCCCAGAATATTTACAGGCCCAGTAAAAATCTGGACAAGGACATGTATGGTGATGACCTAGAAGCCAGAATAAAGACTAACAG ATTTGTTCCCGATAAGGAGTTTTCTGGTTCAGACCGTAGACAAAGAGGCCGAGAAGGACCAGTTCAGTTTGAGGAGGATCCTTTTGGTTTggacaaatttttggaagaaGCCAAACAGCATGGTGGCTCTAAAAGACCTTCAGATAGCAGCCGCCCCAAGGAACATGAGCATGAAggcaagaagaggagaaaggagtaG